In the Bombus pyrosoma isolate SC7728 linkage group LG15, ASM1482585v1, whole genome shotgun sequence genome, one interval contains:
- the LOC122576053 gene encoding homeobox protein engrailed-1a, translating to MTLPTMELYQNHSKVSDEIYDLRRSSVKQEIKEIRYVDNVYERTRDDRERFVKTPNNHQDTMECASDSSSESYKEIRRKQMERKDSSPVAAASAFTIDNILGRRETKNIQVPSNLNYSDDREEDREEREAKMEENQLFIRPTAVSATQSDMNTGLYASAGLSYSEVTLSDPSAYSATSLASASILYNSWFAQSKPGQLFGLQAPKPSGRRSRKPGIDRKPRQAYSAKQLERLEAEFKIDKYLSVSKRMELSKSLNLTEVQIKTWFQNRRTKWKKQLTSRLKIAQRQGLFPSAYFPPAQYSLLPYYTTPLVFGSSASDDANINAMAIPSRSVASSPDAV from the exons ATGACATTACCGACGATGGAGCTTTATCAAAATCACAGTAAGGTGAGCGATGAAATCTACGATCTGCGACGGTCGTCTGTGAAACAAGAGATAAAAGAGATTCGCTATGTCGATAACGTTTACGAGCGAACGAGGGATGATCGCGAACGATTCGTGAAAACGCCAAACAATCATCAAGATACGATGGAATGTGCGTCAGATTCGAGTAGCGAGAGTTACAAAGAGATTCGTAGGAAgcaaatggaaagaaaagattcgTCACCGGTTGCTGCGGCTAGTGCCTTTACGATTGACAACATTCTTGGCAGacgcgaaacgaaaaatatccaAGTACcttctaatttaaattattccgaTGACAGAGAAGAAGATcgagaagagagagaggcgAAAATGGAAGAGAATCAGTTGTTTATCAGACCAACGGCCGTATCAGCTACGCAATCCG ATATGAACACAGGATTATACGCATCAGCAGGATTATCGTACTCGGAAGTCACGCTTTCAGATCCTTCCGCGTATTCAGCGACATCCCTTGCTTCTGCATCCATTTTATATAACAGTTGGTTCGCTCAATCAAAACCTGGCCAACTGTTTGGTCTACAAG CGCCCAAACCGAGCGGAAGACGATCCAGAAAACCGGGCATCGACAGAAAACCGCGTCAAGCGTACAGTGCGAAACAGTTGGAAAGACTTGAAGCGGAATTTAAG ATCGACAAGTATTTAAGCGTGAGCAAACGAATGGAACTGTCGAAATCCCTAAATTTGACAGAAGTACAAATAAAAACATGGTTTCAAAATCGTCGCACCAAGTGGAAGAAACAACTTACCTCCAGATTAAAGATTGCCCAAAGGCAAGGGCTTTTCCCATCGGCATACTTTCCACCGGCTCAGTACTCTTTATTACCGTACTACACTACGCCGCTTGTGTTTGGAAGTTCAGCGTCAGATGACGCCAATATTAACGCGATGGCGATACCATCACGATCTGTGGCATCGTCGCCGGATGCTGTTTGA
- the LOC122576054 gene encoding uncharacterized protein LOC122576054, whose protein sequence is MSEIQFASINQYPKYNRRDNEERNGLKPAQTVARNSSEYSSTQPVSGRGSNSRKIRGKERRGERGRENVQTANSTANKRPDNVAKRTYQWCTQCCGKKKAKIVRARKSKSNFFKRLKEKCKKRKRKKKRTSFSEERSVSPIRYEERRVSPVQHEGVIRETSREEKDERFDDSKGAKEIRKRKKKKKMKDVSEPPVRMFQTDQEEKVINNHASELGIDFTKSCCYLCAQNTMAIAAAMSKMGKFHMSIQASTKETLTSDKSCSPTMHVRTVQSSVKVKMRDMGTLHPDKKKSKRSRPKLKLNKRLNILPRLKFPPYPKVRTVACGTDRSMKRNNIPQCRTKRGANCVTDANPT, encoded by the exons ATGTCAGAGATTCAATTTGCAAGTATAAATCAATATCCCAAATATAATAGACGGgataacgaagaaagaaatggttTGAAACCTGCACAGACCGTTGCGCGAAATTCATCGGAATACAGTTCAA CACAACCAGTATCGGGAAGAGGTTCGAATTCTCGGAAAAttcgaggaaaagaaagaaggggaGAAAGGGGAAGAGAGAACGTCCAAACTGCAAATTCTACGGCCAACAAAAGGCCCGATAATGTTGCTAAGAGGACTTACCAATGGTGTACCCAGTGTTgcggaaagaaaaaagctaAGATAGTCAGAGCGCGCAAATCCAAGtcaaatttctttaaacgtttgaaagaaaaatgtaagaagcgtaagaggaaaaagaaaaggactAGCTTTAGCGAAGAACGCAGCGTTTCACCGATACGATACGAAGAACGTCGCGTTTCTCCGGTACAGCACGAAGGCGTAATTAGGGAAACCTCGAGAGAGGAGAAGGATGAAAGATTCGACGATTCGAAAGGTGCAAAGGAAAtcaggaagaggaagaagaagaagaaaatgaaagacgTTTCCGAACCACCTGTGCGTATGTTTCAAACGGATCAAGAAGAGAAAGTAATCAATAATCATGCTTCTGAGTTGGGGATAGATTTCACCAAAAGCTGTTGTTATCTATGCGCTCAAAACACAATGGCGATCGCGGCAGCAATGTCTAAGATGGGAAAGTTTCATATGTCCATACAAGCTTCTACCAAAGAAACGTTAACCTCTGACAAAAGTTGTAGCCCAACTATGCACGTTAGAACCGTACAGTCATCTGTTAAGGTAAAAATGCGCGATATGGGTACTCTGCAccctgataaaaaaaagagcaaaAGGTCAAGGCCGAAGTTGAAGCTCAATAAGAGGCTTAACATTCTTCCAAGATTAAAATTTCCCCCGTATCCAAAAGTACGAACCGTTGCTTGCGGAACAGATAGATCGatgaaacgtaataatataccACAATGTAGAACAAAGCGCGGGGCCAACTGCGTAACCGACGCTAATCCAACGTAA